A window of the Egibacter rhizosphaerae genome harbors these coding sequences:
- a CDS encoding tyrosine recombinase XerC gives MTAPQPTSRPHADTALPPAWEAAIEVLGGHLRDERGLALRSVAAYVADARQFAAFCGAFGIEEPGEVEPLVLRRYLAALDAHGYARASVQRKTSTLRRLFGVLAARGRIDHNPAVRLAMPRGARALPRVLRPADVARLLAAPDASSPGGQRDRALLELLYASGARVSEAVGLDVDAVDLARGAVRLHGKGDKHRRVPLGEPACEALERWIADGRARRLAEAGRGDHRAVEPALFLGSRGGRLSDREARAVVARTGAAVGLPHVTPHTLRHSYATHLLEGGADVRSVQELLGHVALSTTQTYTHVTSEHLRRSYEHAHPRA, from the coding sequence GTGACCGCCCCGCAGCCGACCTCCCGCCCCCACGCCGACACGGCGCTGCCCCCGGCGTGGGAGGCCGCGATCGAGGTGCTCGGTGGGCATCTTCGCGACGAACGCGGGCTCGCCTTGCGATCGGTGGCCGCGTACGTGGCCGACGCCCGCCAGTTCGCCGCGTTCTGCGGGGCGTTCGGGATCGAGGAGCCCGGAGAGGTCGAGCCGCTGGTCCTGCGGCGCTACCTGGCGGCACTCGACGCGCACGGTTACGCGCGGGCCTCGGTGCAGCGCAAGACCTCGACGTTGCGCCGCCTGTTCGGGGTCCTCGCGGCACGCGGGAGGATCGACCATAACCCCGCGGTACGCCTCGCGATGCCACGAGGAGCGCGCGCGCTCCCGAGAGTGCTGCGGCCGGCCGACGTCGCCCGCCTGCTCGCAGCCCCCGACGCGAGCAGTCCGGGGGGCCAGCGTGATCGTGCGCTGCTGGAGCTGCTCTACGCGAGCGGAGCGCGGGTGAGCGAAGCGGTCGGCCTCGACGTGGACGCGGTTGATCTCGCCCGCGGCGCGGTTCGCCTGCACGGCAAGGGCGACAAGCATCGGCGCGTGCCGCTGGGCGAGCCGGCCTGCGAGGCGCTGGAACGGTGGATCGCCGACGGGCGAGCGCGGCGGTTGGCCGAAGCCGGGCGCGGGGATCATCGCGCCGTCGAGCCCGCGCTGTTCCTCGGGTCCCGCGGCGGGCGCCTCTCCGACCGCGAGGCGCGGGCGGTGGTTGCGCGCACCGGTGCCGCGGTCGGCCTGCCCCACGTGACCCCCCACACGCTGCGTCACAGCTACGCGACCCACCTGCTCGAGGGGGGAGCGGATGTCCGCAGCGTCCAGGAGCTCCTCGGACACGTTGCTCTCTCCACGACCCAAACCTACACTCATGTAACGAGTGAGCATCTGCGGAGGTCTTATGAGCACGCTCATCCTCGGGCCTGA
- a CDS encoding DNA-processing protein DprA, whose product MIAGPGVPHELAERALRLAEAGVTSGEVSRVAARLGGTAEAEAVLAALERRRGSPLPAPAAVDALRGIGGRVELVGAPGYPARLATLWPDGGAPLWLFTRVDRDTGDLPQGPAVAVVGTRTPTAAGIDMARWIGRVLARAAVTVVSGLARGIDQAAHEGALAAGGATVGVLGAGLDVDYPRGDGPLRARVAAAGGLVTELPCGCRPRAWQFLARNRIIAGMTDATVVVEGRSRSGALATAQRAAEQGREVYAVPGSPLSAASAAPNELLRDGAIPVTCPDDVLSGVQVPEHGHVGPEGDETPARRAPPRDALAREVWDLLGAAPTDPDALVRATGRMAAEVLGAVARLVTEGFAERTAQGIVAR is encoded by the coding sequence GTGATCGCCGGACCCGGAGTGCCCCACGAGCTCGCCGAGCGTGCGCTGCGGCTCGCGGAGGCCGGAGTGACGAGTGGCGAGGTCAGCCGCGTCGCGGCTCGGCTGGGGGGCACCGCCGAGGCCGAGGCCGTGCTGGCCGCGCTCGAGCGTCGCCGTGGCAGCCCGCTCCCGGCACCGGCGGCCGTCGATGCCCTACGCGGGATCGGCGGGCGCGTCGAGCTCGTCGGCGCGCCCGGTTACCCCGCGCGCCTCGCGACGCTGTGGCCCGACGGGGGCGCCCCGCTGTGGCTGTTCACGCGGGTCGACCGGGACACGGGCGATCTGCCGCAGGGCCCGGCCGTCGCGGTCGTGGGCACGCGCACCCCGACCGCCGCCGGTATCGACATGGCTCGGTGGATCGGTCGGGTCCTTGCCCGGGCGGCCGTCACGGTCGTATCGGGGCTCGCGCGCGGGATCGACCAGGCGGCCCACGAGGGAGCGCTCGCGGCCGGCGGCGCGACCGTGGGGGTGCTCGGAGCGGGCCTCGACGTCGACTACCCGCGTGGGGACGGTCCACTGCGCGCCCGGGTCGCGGCCGCCGGGGGCCTCGTCACCGAGCTGCCTTGTGGCTGTCGGCCGCGCGCGTGGCAGTTCCTCGCCCGCAACCGCATCATCGCTGGCATGACCGACGCGACGGTCGTGGTCGAGGGGCGGTCGCGCAGTGGGGCGCTGGCCACGGCCCAGCGCGCGGCCGAGCAGGGACGGGAGGTGTACGCGGTTCCGGGATCCCCGCTCTCGGCGGCCAGTGCCGCTCCGAACGAGCTGCTCCGCGACGGCGCGATCCCCGTGACGTGTCCGGACGACGTGCTGTCCGGGGTTCAGGTACCCGAGCACGGCCACGTCGGCCCGGAAGGCGATGAGACCCCGGCCCGTCGCGCGCCACCGCGGGACGCGCTCGCTCGCGAGGTGTGGGACCTGCTCGGTGCCGCGCCGACCGACCCCGATGCGCTCGTACGGGCGACCGGTCGCATGGCGGCCGAGGTCCTCGGCGCCGTGGCCCGGCTGGTCACCGAGGGCTTCGCGGAACGCACCGCGCAAGGGATCGTGGCGCGCTGA
- a CDS encoding YifB family Mg chelatase-like AAA ATPase, whose translation MSSGAKVARARAVTLIGLDAHAITVEAEVTQGLPGFSVLGASGSAGREAADRVRAALAAAGCPVGARKVLTSLAPAELPKVGARFDLALAVAVLARLEVLPPAALEGVVLLGELALDGAVRSVPGVLPSLAALESGDRLLVADDDAAEAAVSGGSAEIVPISDLGEAVAVLRGRSTPRRAPEPTAIVPPPVPDLADVQGQHEARRALEVAAAGGHHLLFVGPPGCGKSMLAERLPGLLPSLDADAALQLAAIRSVAGLLDPGRAAVLDTRPPFRAPHHGTTQAALLGGGSGIARPGEVSLAHRGALLVDELLEWPRRLLDGLREPLQEGVVRVARSRATVRYPAAFQLIAATNPCPCGSADGCRCSVQDLQRYRQRLSGPLVDRLDLAPAVRRLAADDVLTDHPAERSAEVAERVAAARRTAEERSATANADAPIALLRASCGTGARQGLAQAVDAGVLTGRGHDRALRVARTLADLDGRDRMDRADVDEALGHRLALLAVEGADR comes from the coding sequence ATGAGCTCCGGCGCGAAGGTGGCGAGGGCCCGGGCGGTGACGCTCATCGGGCTGGATGCGCACGCGATCACCGTCGAGGCCGAGGTGACGCAGGGTCTGCCCGGCTTCTCCGTCCTCGGGGCGAGCGGCAGCGCGGGCCGTGAGGCGGCCGACCGGGTCCGGGCCGCCCTCGCCGCGGCCGGCTGCCCGGTCGGGGCACGCAAGGTCCTGACCTCGCTGGCGCCCGCCGAGCTCCCCAAGGTGGGGGCGCGCTTCGACCTCGCGCTCGCGGTGGCCGTCCTCGCCCGCCTCGAGGTCCTGCCCCCGGCCGCCCTCGAGGGGGTCGTACTGCTCGGCGAGTTGGCACTCGACGGGGCGGTGCGCTCCGTGCCCGGCGTGCTGCCGAGCCTCGCGGCACTCGAGTCGGGCGACCGTCTGCTCGTCGCCGACGATGACGCCGCCGAGGCCGCCGTCTCCGGGGGATCCGCGGAGATCGTGCCCATCAGCGACCTCGGCGAGGCGGTGGCCGTCCTGCGGGGCCGGAGCACGCCGCGGCGGGCGCCCGAACCCACCGCGATCGTTCCCCCACCCGTGCCCGATCTGGCCGACGTGCAGGGCCAGCACGAGGCCAGGAGGGCGTTGGAGGTCGCGGCCGCCGGTGGGCACCACCTGCTGTTCGTCGGGCCACCCGGTTGCGGGAAGTCGATGCTGGCCGAACGCCTCCCGGGCCTGCTGCCGTCGCTCGACGCCGATGCGGCGTTGCAGCTCGCGGCGATCCGGTCGGTCGCCGGACTCCTCGATCCGGGACGCGCCGCGGTGCTCGACACGCGCCCGCCCTTCCGCGCCCCGCACCACGGCACGACACAGGCGGCACTGCTGGGGGGTGGCAGTGGCATCGCCCGCCCCGGAGAGGTCAGTCTGGCGCACCGGGGCGCACTCCTCGTGGACGAGCTGCTCGAGTGGCCGCGCCGGTTGCTCGACGGGTTGCGCGAGCCGCTGCAGGAAGGGGTCGTGCGCGTCGCTCGATCGCGGGCGACCGTCCGCTACCCGGCTGCCTTCCAACTCATCGCCGCGACGAACCCGTGTCCGTGCGGCTCGGCCGACGGCTGCCGGTGCTCGGTGCAGGACCTGCAGCGGTACCGTCAGCGTCTCTCGGGCCCGCTGGTCGACCGACTCGATCTGGCTCCCGCGGTGCGACGGCTGGCCGCCGACGACGTACTGACCGACCATCCCGCGGAGCGATCGGCTGAGGTCGCGGAGCGGGTGGCCGCGGCGCGACGGACCGCGGAGGAACGGAGCGCCACGGCGAACGCGGACGCGCCGATCGCCCTGCTGCGTGCCAGCTGTGGGACGGGAGCGCGCCAGGGCCTGGCTCAGGCCGTGGACGCCGGAGTGCTGACGGGTCGGGGACACGACCGGGCGTTGCGCGTCGCCCGGACGTTGGCCGACCTCGACGGTCGTGACCGCATGGACCGCGCGGATGTCGACGAGGCCCTCGGCCACCGGCTCGCACTGCTCGCCGTCGAGGGGGCCGACCGGTGA
- a CDS encoding YraN family protein, whose amino-acid sequence MTQRRARLGRIGERMATRHLQDAGLEVLDRNWRCPDDEVRGEIDLVARDGETLVVCEVKTRRRGDDGEPLVAVDARKARRLRRLAAAWLAQDDRSWPGVRIDAIAVSWPASGGSARVVHVRGVA is encoded by the coding sequence ATGACCCAGCGACGTGCGCGCCTCGGGCGCATCGGCGAGCGCATGGCCACCCGCCACCTCCAGGACGCGGGCCTCGAGGTCCTCGACCGCAACTGGCGCTGCCCCGACGACGAGGTCCGCGGGGAGATCGATCTCGTGGCCCGCGACGGCGAGACGCTGGTCGTCTGCGAGGTCAAGACGCGGCGGCGGGGCGACGACGGTGAGCCGTTGGTGGCGGTCGACGCGCGCAAGGCGCGGCGGTTGCGGCGCCTGGCAGCGGCGTGGCTCGCTCAGGACGACCGCTCGTGGCCTGGCGTGCGGATCGATGCCATCGCGGTCAGCTGGCCGGCCTCGGGTGGCTCGGCACGAGTGGTGCACGTGCGAGGGGTCGCATGA
- a CDS encoding DUF2469 family protein, whose product MSSEDLERYEAEMELKLYQEYRDVVRMFRYVVETERRFYLANEVEVTPRHVGDEIYFELDLRDAWVWDMYRPTRFVSHVQALTFRDVNVERVAEADAQAPPFLPAAE is encoded by the coding sequence ATGAGCAGCGAGGACTTGGAGCGCTACGAAGCGGAGATGGAGCTCAAGCTCTATCAGGAGTACCGCGACGTGGTCCGAATGTTCCGGTACGTCGTCGAGACCGAGCGGCGCTTCTACCTCGCGAACGAGGTCGAGGTCACGCCGCGCCACGTGGGCGACGAGATCTACTTCGAGCTGGACCTGCGGGACGCGTGGGTGTGGGACATGTACCGACCGACCCGCTTCGTCTCCCACGTTCAGGCACTCACGTTCCGGGACGTCAACGTCGAGCGGGTCGCCGAGGCGGACGCGCAGGCGCCGCCCTTCCTGCCCGCCGCCGAATAG
- the lepB gene encoding signal peptidase I, with translation MSHDDQPAVRRTRAFPGRGVSHVDADQAGVAHGVPSAQATAGAGTLDEPGGASHPQGALADAAGDGAASEPEPSDGGDDGGGRRRGLGSFLAELPILVVVAFVLALLLKTFIAQAFYIPSESMVPTLEVGDRVLVNKLAHEFRDPERGEIVVFTQEDGGPAAPSDGILERLQDTITSGFGVVPEGEKDFIKRIVGMPGETIEMRDGVVYIDGDPLPEDAIDDGGYLSEPDMVDFGPEEVPEGEYFMMGDNRPNSSDSRALLDTISEENLVGRAFVVIWPGSRLSTLEIPDYAADGFLSEPASPSAQGAEGGP, from the coding sequence GTGAGCCACGATGATCAGCCGGCGGTCCGCAGAACCCGCGCCTTCCCCGGGCGCGGCGTGTCGCACGTCGACGCGGACCAGGCGGGGGTTGCCCACGGCGTGCCGTCCGCCCAGGCCACCGCGGGAGCTGGCACGCTCGACGAGCCGGGGGGCGCCTCGCACCCCCAGGGCGCGCTGGCCGACGCCGCCGGCGATGGTGCCGCGAGTGAGCCCGAGCCTTCGGACGGCGGCGACGACGGTGGGGGCCGCCGACGCGGGCTCGGCTCGTTCCTCGCGGAGCTGCCGATCCTGGTGGTCGTCGCGTTCGTCCTCGCCCTGCTGCTGAAGACGTTCATCGCGCAGGCTTTCTACATCCCGTCGGAGTCCATGGTCCCCACGCTCGAGGTGGGCGACCGCGTCCTCGTCAACAAGCTGGCGCACGAGTTCCGCGACCCCGAACGCGGGGAGATCGTGGTGTTCACCCAGGAGGACGGGGGTCCCGCGGCTCCGAGCGACGGGATCCTCGAGCGCCTGCAGGACACGATCACGAGCGGCTTCGGCGTCGTGCCCGAGGGCGAGAAGGACTTCATCAAGCGGATCGTCGGGATGCCCGGCGAGACGATCGAGATGCGTGACGGCGTGGTCTACATCGACGGGGACCCGTTGCCCGAGGACGCGATCGACGACGGCGGGTACCTGTCGGAGCCCGACATGGTGGACTTCGGCCCCGAAGAGGTGCCCGAGGGCGAGTACTTCATGATGGGCGACAACCGACCCAACTCGTCCGACAGCCGGGCGCTGCTCGACACGATCTCGGAGGAGAATCTGGTGGGGCGGGCCTTCGTCGTGATCTGGCCGGGCTCGCGACTGTCCACCCTCGAGATCCCCGACTACGCCGCGGACGGCTTCCTGTCCGAGCCAGCCTCCCCGAGCGCCCAAGGCGCCGAGGGGGGACCGTAG
- the rplS gene encoding 50S ribosomal protein L19, translated as MNATDFVDIEHLRDDIPDFRPGDTVRVHVRVTEGSRTRTQAFEGDVIARKGDGVRETFTVRKISFNNVGVERIFPLHAPVIDRIEVVRRGRVRRAKLYYLRDRVGKQARIAERRESSRA; from the coding sequence GTGAACGCCACCGACTTCGTCGACATCGAGCACCTGCGCGACGACATCCCGGATTTCCGACCCGGTGACACGGTGCGCGTGCACGTCCGCGTCACCGAGGGCAGTCGCACCCGGACCCAGGCGTTCGAGGGCGATGTCATCGCGCGCAAGGGCGACGGGGTCCGCGAGACCTTCACCGTGCGCAAGATCAGCTTCAACAACGTCGGCGTGGAGCGCATCTTCCCGCTGCACGCGCCGGTCATCGATCGGATCGAGGTAGTCCGGCGCGGGCGTGTGCGGCGCGCGAAGCTCTACTACCTCCGCGACCGCGTCGGCAAGCAGGCGCGGATCGCGGAGCGTCGCGAGTCGAGCCGTGCGTAG
- the trmD gene encoding tRNA (guanosine(37)-N1)-methyltransferase TrmD, giving the protein MRIDVLTLFPEWFAGPLDASLLGRARDRGLVSVEPHDLRDWATDRHRTVDEPPYGGGAGMVLKPEPFFAAVEGLYGAVEARPRTIVLTPRGRLLDQALVAGFARERALLLLCGRYEGIDERVHEGLAHDEVSIGDYVLAGGEVAAAVLIEAVTRLLPGVMGNEESASDESFAEGLLEYPQYTRPLELRGMRVPEVLRSGDHGAVARWRRERAEARTRAVRPDLWAIRDGPDAPDGDGPASPRDHGD; this is encoded by the coding sequence GTGCGCATCGACGTGCTCACGCTCTTCCCCGAGTGGTTCGCCGGACCGCTGGACGCGAGCCTGCTCGGTCGTGCCCGCGACCGAGGCCTCGTGAGCGTGGAGCCCCACGACCTGCGCGACTGGGCGACCGACCGGCACCGCACGGTGGATGAGCCTCCCTATGGGGGCGGTGCGGGCATGGTCCTGAAGCCCGAACCCTTCTTCGCTGCGGTGGAGGGCCTGTACGGCGCGGTGGAGGCCCGTCCCCGCACGATCGTGTTGACGCCGCGCGGGCGGCTCCTCGACCAGGCACTGGTCGCCGGGTTCGCGCGGGAGCGCGCGCTGCTCTTGCTGTGCGGTCGTTACGAGGGCATCGACGAGCGCGTGCACGAGGGCCTCGCGCACGACGAGGTCTCGATCGGGGACTACGTCCTCGCCGGCGGCGAGGTCGCGGCCGCGGTCCTGATCGAAGCCGTCACGCGCCTCCTCCCCGGGGTCATGGGCAACGAGGAGAGCGCGTCCGACGAGTCCTTCGCCGAGGGCCTGCTCGAGTACCCGCAGTACACGCGTCCGCTGGAGCTACGAGGGATGCGGGTGCCGGAGGTGCTGCGCTCCGGCGACCACGGAGCCGTGGCCCGCTGGCGCCGGGAGCGTGCCGAGGCGCGGACCCGGGCGGTGCGCCCGGATCTGTGGGCCATCCGCGATGGTCCGGACGCGCCTGACGGGGACGGGCCCGCGAGCCCGCGCGATCATGGCGATTGA
- the rimM gene encoding ribosome maturation factor RimM (Essential for efficient processing of 16S rRNA), giving the protein MSGHAIVGTVGKPFGLHGEVYVLPDPDIGPTFRPGLACRLPDGASLVVADSRAHGRRTIVAFEGVTDREAAEALRGATLAVARDDIPLAEDAHWVDDVLGREVVDAAGETIGVLEGVRDGAAHDLLVIARHDGGEVLVPAVDELVDLAADPVIVQPVPGLLDPDAPERE; this is encoded by the coding sequence GTGAGCGGCCACGCGATCGTCGGGACGGTCGGCAAGCCGTTCGGTCTCCACGGCGAGGTCTACGTGCTGCCCGATCCCGACATCGGCCCGACCTTTCGGCCCGGACTCGCGTGTCGGCTCCCGGACGGGGCTTCCCTGGTCGTGGCCGACAGCCGTGCACACGGGCGGCGCACGATCGTCGCCTTCGAGGGGGTCACCGACCGCGAGGCCGCCGAGGCTCTGCGGGGGGCGACACTCGCGGTTGCCCGCGACGACATCCCACTCGCCGAGGATGCTCACTGGGTCGATGACGTGCTCGGCCGCGAGGTCGTGGACGCGGCCGGTGAGACCATCGGCGTCCTCGAGGGCGTCCGCGACGGCGCCGCTCACGACCTGCTCGTGATCGCCCGTCACGACGGCGGGGAGGTGCTCGTCCCGGCCGTCGACGAACTCGTGGACCTCGCCGCCGATCCGGTGATCGTGCAGCCGGTTCCCGGGCTGCTGGACCCCGACGCCCCCGAGCGTGAGTGA
- a CDS encoding KH domain-containing protein translates to MAVDVLDYLARNLVDHPDEVQITETDDEGQLVLELRVHAEDMGKVIGKRGRTAKAIRTMIKAAATRDGTNATVEIVE, encoded by the coding sequence ATGGCCGTCGACGTTCTGGACTACCTCGCCCGCAACCTCGTGGACCATCCCGACGAGGTGCAGATCACCGAGACCGACGACGAGGGCCAACTCGTCCTCGAACTGCGCGTTCACGCGGAGGACATGGGCAAGGTCATCGGCAAGCGCGGACGCACCGCGAAGGCCATCCGCACGATGATCAAGGCCGCCGCCACCCGAGACGGCACGAACGCCACGGTCGAGATCGTCGAGTAG
- the rpsP gene encoding 30S ribosomal protein S16, which translates to MAVKMRLRREGKKKQPFYRVVVADVRSPRDGRFIEDLGYYQPLAEPSAIEINHERALAWLHDGVQPSDAVKRLLRITGVWEEFRPGDPGKDRTARNERKEASKAAQAEAVKRREAEQQAASKSAATESAGEESAEQATAAEGAASTDESEVTES; encoded by the coding sequence ATGGCCGTCAAGATGCGCCTACGGCGCGAGGGAAAGAAGAAGCAACCGTTCTACCGCGTGGTGGTCGCCGACGTGCGCTCGCCGCGTGACGGTCGGTTCATCGAGGACCTGGGCTACTACCAGCCCCTCGCCGAGCCGTCCGCGATCGAGATCAATCACGAGCGCGCACTCGCGTGGCTCCACGACGGGGTGCAGCCCAGCGACGCGGTGAAGCGCTTGCTGCGGATCACCGGTGTCTGGGAGGAGTTCCGCCCCGGTGACCCGGGCAAGGACCGTACGGCCAGGAACGAGCGCAAGGAGGCCTCGAAGGCCGCACAGGCGGAGGCCGTCAAGCGTCGCGAGGCCGAGCAGCAGGCCGCGAGCAAGTCCGCTGCCACCGAATCGGCGGGCGAGGAGTCCGCCGAGCAAGCGACCGCGGCCGAGGGCGCGGCCTCGACCGACGAGTCGGAGGTCACGGAGTCGTGA
- a CDS encoding calcium/sodium antiporter, which yields MLDHPLALLTGIVIGLVLLTVAADRFVVGAARLSLSLRLPPVVVGAVVIGFGTSLPEFLVSALGSAQNATGVAYGNVVGSNTANMLLVLGAAAVVSPVTTTVTTLRREVPMMLVGVVLLAGLAADGFVGRPEGAALLAVGIAALGLLTWFAVADRGSGRFAADVTETAGGTGGTEHGAGPPGGRSTPRTWRGHRARAAWMTVVGLLGTLAGAHLLVISASGLARAVGIAEAVVGLTVVAIGTSLPELVTAVAAARRRQADLVVGNVLGSNLFNALPVAGVAALISPARFEPTFGWALAIMVVACLVAGGFLATGRRINRVEGVGLLTGFVAAITAVVWWG from the coding sequence GTGCTCGATCACCCGCTCGCGTTGCTGACAGGCATCGTTATCGGGCTCGTGCTCCTCACCGTCGCCGCCGACCGCTTCGTCGTCGGGGCCGCACGTCTCTCCCTCTCCCTGCGCCTCCCGCCGGTCGTCGTCGGTGCCGTCGTGATCGGATTCGGCACCAGTCTGCCGGAGTTCCTGGTGAGCGCGCTGGGCTCGGCGCAGAACGCCACGGGCGTGGCCTACGGCAACGTGGTCGGGTCGAACACCGCCAACATGCTGCTCGTGCTCGGCGCCGCTGCGGTGGTCTCACCGGTCACCACGACGGTCACCACCCTGCGGCGTGAGGTCCCGATGATGCTGGTGGGCGTCGTGCTCCTCGCCGGGCTCGCCGCCGACGGCTTCGTCGGTCGCCCCGAGGGGGCGGCACTCCTCGCCGTCGGAATCGCCGCGCTCGGCCTCCTCACGTGGTTCGCGGTCGCGGATCGAGGGTCAGGGCGGTTCGCCGCCGACGTCACCGAGACTGCTGGTGGCACCGGCGGTACCGAGCACGGTGCAGGACCGCCGGGCGGACGGAGCACGCCGCGGACATGGCGCGGCCATCGTGCCCGTGCCGCCTGGATGACCGTGGTCGGGCTCCTCGGGACACTGGCCGGCGCCCACCTGCTGGTGATCAGCGCCAGCGGCCTCGCTCGAGCGGTCGGCATCGCCGAGGCGGTGGTGGGACTGACGGTGGTCGCGATCGGCACGAGCTTGCCCGAGCTCGTGACCGCCGTGGCCGCGGCTCGGCGCCGGCAGGCCGATCTCGTGGTCGGCAACGTGCTGGGCAGCAACCTGTTCAACGCCTTGCCGGTGGCCGGTGTCGCGGCCCTCATCTCGCCGGCCCGCTTCGAGCCGACGTTCGGGTGGGCGTTGGCCATCATGGTGGTGGCCTGCCTGGTGGCCGGGGGCTTCCTGGCGACCGGGCGCCGCATCAACCGGGTGGAGGGGGTCGGCCTGCTCACCGGCTTCGTCGCGGCGATCACCGCGGTCGTGTGGTGGGGCTGA
- a CDS encoding metallopeptidase family protein translates to MEPIPQERFGYLVDDALDLIPEELAARFENVAVVVEDEHPEEPELLGLYEGVPMTERDSYGGVLPDRIAIYRLPLCDLVDDEDELVEEIRITVIHELAHHVGIDDEELHQLGWG, encoded by the coding sequence ATGGAGCCGATCCCGCAGGAGCGCTTCGGGTACCTGGTCGACGACGCCCTCGACCTGATCCCGGAGGAGCTCGCGGCGCGCTTCGAGAACGTCGCGGTCGTCGTCGAGGACGAACATCCCGAGGAGCCCGAGCTCCTCGGGCTCTACGAGGGCGTACCCATGACCGAGCGCGACAGTTACGGCGGGGTGTTGCCCGACCGGATCGCCATCTACCGCCTGCCGTTGTGCGACCTCGTCGACGACGAGGACGAGTTGGTCGAGGAGATCCGGATCACGGTCATCCACGAGCTGGCGCACCACGTGGGCATCGACGACGAGGAACTCCACCAGTTGGGGTGGGGCTAG